One window of the Pyxicephalus adspersus chromosome 5, UCB_Pads_2.0, whole genome shotgun sequence genome contains the following:
- the LOC140331789 gene encoding uncharacterized protein encodes MERTLLLENLPQVTFDDAAIYFSEEQWQNLEDFQKKIYKELIKEIYETMLALGYRIPKPEIVSRIERGEEPCVDSNKKSKQEGSQAEGSKDAEPVVKVERESPEASVHFPPSEISSSQERIGAQCPRCGTCCNNQCGMGYQWNTQGMYTGPPVDGNHRKPFVPPSPTYFNGSPISPGYTNRGDGMPHPTSPMGYGNIGMVPLSPHYPVFRNVGDPHTTFPFPERPPNPMFGNFEMNQPAPMGPPGSHLADHENRNRKEPYHHAREGPFQERRNPMGPCPACGTFCNNQCGANFQWEQRRLHHGVPGPMETNRYASPPNPYFGAGANPAAFANVRHPLRHGTPPVNVQGNPAMIQLSPQFAGYRRTGDPKSPNILHGKPELPPGQTGHGGSTAAASLHGPNQGGKYGTIPANIGGNHRKSQSMSPLAAIETMPMLATHNPNTVTEQRSRPTNHVANNSPNSLSRHPNQMTNNSQNTISEQRNRPPAQVVTSSDGTRGALQNISKRPDNMQCNSTGGRFIKQVQSVTSPAANIGQPKPSEVTFNKSPSLAPSSTHSPRNAQPSSTHNQEPARVTPVESVGSKRPYPHQASDSGLPSKRASPTVIIVDCDEGNARSSAASSANNQATGSATPPSSKSESLPSDPIVISDSQDSALSEERDGKRSQAPISISRIRTSGIFTPPLVRGKKERKDDSNPIIIIDDKDSEVTPPQQSPQTETSKDETQSSTSGTPPIKNPKAAGEPPPLAPKVQPQGVQQGTPVLVNKVQMQQPSPIIVTGGTNQPLPVNGNQSIMLTFPVTVGSSGIVLATPVNIENQISGVNPANRMPVGKTPRLVHPNGIPISVKPGNANNKIGQVTMRPVIGQTNRLTVPLPHGQAKPIAVSVNQPGNVAGTLSINNTNLQKVNGGTLKAVPVTATGNQAVGQPIPLFVDANSGLILTGPAVPSKDAVPSGLGNATMVTVNGGVVAGNVGPVAVGGKLAFSPVNVNGLANTTFITVDGPVGIGNNSSVTLASNPTNLNNKSALNISNPTILTLNGGLGIGGAHPVGAPIANIASINTNNNLQVAPMAAPAVVSGQQNSGIIIRKVGEPSTVSQNPPRSEDPPVVVVERLFNCSECGEKFNSLENLTSHQAVHKKPDGKASGATSKDNEALPRGADDDAPTILYTTQGDDGSTVYVVTV; translated from the exons GATATCGCATTCCGAAACCAGAGATTGTGTCTAGAATAGAGCGAGGTGAAGAGCCGTGCGTCGACAGCAACAAAAAATCGAAGCAAGAGGGGTCCCAGGCTGAGGGCAGCAAAG atgCTGAGCCAGTCGTTAAGGTTGAGCGGGAGTCTCCGGAAGCTTCCGTCCATTTTCCTCCCAGTGAGATCTCCTCATCCCAGGAACGCATTGGAGCTCAGTGTCCTCGCTGTGGGACATGCTGCAACAACCAGTGTGGGATGGGATATCAGTGGAACACACAAGGGATGTATACAGGACCACCAGTGGATGGCAATCACAGAAAGCCCTTTGTGCCCCCTTCACCAACATACTTTAATGGCAGCCCCATCTCTCCAGGGTACACCAACAGAGGAGATGGGATGCCACATCCAACTTCTCCTATGGGGTATGGCAATATAGGAATGGTTCCTCTGTCTCCCCATTATCCAGTATTCAGAAATGTGGGCGATCCCCACACCACATTTCCATTTCCAGAGAGACCCCCAAATCCGATGTTTGGAAATTTCGAGATGAATCAGCCAGCACCGATGGGGCCTCCGGGAAGTCACTTGGCAG ATCACGAGAATCGGAATAGGAAGGAGCCGTACCATCATGCTCGTGAGGGCCCATTCCAGGAGAGGAGAAATCCAATGGGGCCTTGTCCAGCCTGTGGAACATTTTGCAATAATCAGTGTGGTGCAAACTTTCAGTGGGAACAACGGCGTCTGCACCACGGCGTTCCAGGCCCGATGGAAACGAACAGATACGCATCCCCTCCAAACCCTTATTTTGGTGCTGGTGCAAACCCTGCAGCTTTTGCCAATGTGCGTCATCCTTTAAGACATGGGACCCCTCCTGTGAATGTTCAAGGGAACCCCGCAATGATTCAGCTGTCCCCACAATTTGCTGGATATCGAAGGACAGGAGATCCAAAGTCCCCAAATATTTTGCATGGAAAGCCAGAGCTTCCACCTGGACAAACTGGCCATGGAGGCAGCACAGCAGCCGCATCTTTACATGGCCCAAACCAAGGTGGCAAATATGGAACCATCCCAGCAAACATCGGTGGCAATCACAGGAAGTCGCAATCCATGTCTCCACTTGCTGCTATTGAAACCATGCCAATGTTGGCCACACATAACCCAAATACTGTAACTGAACAGAGAAGTAGACCCACTAACCACGTTGCTAATAACAGCCCAAATTCCTTAAGTAGACATCCGAATCAGATGACCAATAACAGCCAAAATACTATAAGTGAGCAGAGAAATAGACCCCCAGCCCAGGTTGTGACCAGCAGTGATGGTACCAGGGGCGCTCttcaaaatattagcaaaaggCCAGACAACATGCAGTGTAATTCAACGGGGGGccgatttataaaacaggtacaATCTGTTACATCACCGGCTGCTAATATTGGGCAACCAAAGCCCAGTGAAGTGACTTTTAATAAGAGCCCCTCTCTAGCTCCCAGTAGTACCCATTCTCCGAGAAATGCCCAGCCTTCATCCACACACAATCAGGAACCTGCCCGAGTAACTCCGGTAGAAAGTGTGGGAAGTAAAAGACCTTACCCCCACCAGGCATCGGACAGCGGGCTGCCTTCTAAAAGAGCGAGCCCCACTGTCATTATTGTTGATTGTGATGAAGGAAATGCAAGATCATCCGCAGCGAGCAGCGCAAATAACCAGGCCACAGGTTCTGCAACACCTCCTTCTTCCAAGTCGGAAAGTCTTCCTTCAGATCCAATCGTCATCAGTGACAGTCAGGATTCTGCACTCTCAGAAGAAAGAGATGGAAAGCGTTCCCAGGCACCAATCAGCATCAGCAGGATCCGGACTTCTGGAATATTTACTCCGCCTTTAGTTAGaggtaaaaaggaaaggaaagatgaCTCCAATCCCATAATTATTATTGATGACAAAGATTCCGAGGTAACTCCACCCCAGCAGTCTCCACAAACCGAGACTTCGAAAGACGAAACTCAGAGCAGCACTTCTGGAACGCCACCAATAAAAAACCCCAAAGCTGCTGGCGAGCCTCCCCCCTTGGCCCCCAAAGTTCAGCCACAAGGAGTGCAACAGGGTACCCCGGTTTTGGTTAATAAAGTTCAGATGCAGCAACCTTCCCCAATCATTGTTACCGGTGGTACCAACCAACCATTGCCAGTCAATGGAAATCAAAGCATTATGTTGACTTTCCCTGTCACCGTCGGAAGTTCGGGGATTGTGCTTGCAACGCCGGTAAATATTGAAAACCAAATTTCTGGGGTAAACCCTGCCAACAGAATGCCAGTCGGCAAGACCCCACGTCTTGTACACCCAAACGGCATTCCCATCAGTGTTAAACCTGGGaatgctaataataaaataggcCAGGTCACCATGAGGCCTGTGATTGGTCAAACCAATAGACTTACAGTACCTCTTCCTCATGGACAGGCCAAACCTATAGCTGTCAGTGTTAACCAACCTGGCAATGTGGCAGGAACTCTGAGTATAAATAATACCAACCTTCAGAAAGTTAATGGCGGCACTCTTAAAGCTGTTCCAGTAACCGCTACTGGGAACCAGGCTGTAGGACAGCCAATTCCACTTTTTGTGGATGCCAATTCTGGACTTATCCTTACTGGACCTGCAGTTCCTTCCAAGGATGCCGTACCCTCTGGTTTAGGGAATGCAACAATGGTGACTGTTAATGGAGGGGTAGTTGCTGGAAATGTTGGCCCTGTGGCCGTTGGTGGAAAGTTGGCATTCAGCCCTGTTAATGTCAATGGTCTTGCCAATACAACATTTATTACGGTAGACGGACCAGTGGGTATAGGAAACAATTCTTCTGTTACACTTGCCAGCAACCCAACAAATCTCAATAATAAATCAGCATTAAATATTAGCAATCCTACCATCCTTACATTAAATGGAGGCTTGGGCATTGGCGGTGCCCACCCTGTTGGTGCTCCTATAGCCAACATTGCTTCCATTAATACAAATAACAATTTGCAGGTTGCACCGATGGCAGCTCCGGCTGTTGTAAGCGGTCAGCAGAACAGCGGTATAATTATCAGAAAAGTTGGAGAGCCAAGCACCGTATCCCAGAACCCACCGCGCAGCGAGGACCCACCGGTGGTTGTTGTAGAGAGACTATTCAACTGCAGTGAATGTGGAGAAAAGTTCAACTCCCTTGAGAACTTAACTTCCCACCAAGCCGTCCACAAAAAGCCAGATGGCAAAGCCAGTGGGGCAACTTCCAAAGACAATGAAGCTCTTCCAAGAGGGGCAGATGACGATGCACCCACCATCTTATACACAACCCAAGGAGATGATGGCAGCACAGTTTATGTTGTCACCGTCTAA